The Theobroma cacao cultivar B97-61/B2 unplaced genomic scaffold, Criollo_cocoa_genome_V2, whole genome shotgun sequence nucleotide sequence TTACAATTTCTCGATCTCTTTTATTCTCTCTTGCTAATCTTTAATCTTTACCTAGTCTTGATTTAGTTGTTGATGTAACATAAGATCTTGTTTCCAATAACTTCAACTACAAAACCGATTCTTGTCCTTTCTCACCACCTCGCACGCATACAATGAAATAACGTCCTTCTACTTTCCAAAGACAATGACATGCTCATACAGCCCTATTGCCTTCCTCTAAACCAAACTTTCTTCATCAAGAACCTTACACATTTTCCAAGCCAAACCATATGTCGAATGGAGAAATGCCATGTCTGATGAGATTATTGCACTCTTTACTAATAACACATGGACTTTGGTTCCTCGTTCGCAACATCAAAATGTCATTGACAATTGATGGGTATTCtagattaaaaagaaattagatGACAATGTTGATCGCTGTAAAGCACGTCTCGTTGCTAAGGGCTACTCACAACAAGATGGAATAGATTACGCTGAAACTTTTAGTCTTGTTATTAAAAGCACAACTATTCGAACTGTGCTAGCATTGATCGTTTTTTGTGGTTGGTCTATTAAGCAGTTGGATATATTTAATGCATTTCTACATGGTTATATTAATCATGAAATCTTTATGAAGCAACCGGTTAGCCATATTGATAGTGAACATCTTGATTATGTTTGTAAACTGTAAAAGTCATTGCATAGTTTTAAAGCACGCCCCAAGAGCTTGGTTTCACAAGCTTCACAATTATCTCATTCAACATGGCTTTATTCCATCTAAGGTCGACACCTTTTTATTCATTAAGCTACATGGCAATCCTAAgctatttttcttgtttatgtTGATGGCATCCTTGTCACAGGTACTCATCCGAATATGATTCATTCTTTTATCAAAGACTTACATCAAGGATTCCTTGTTCTTGACATGGGCTCTCTACATTATTTTCTTGGTGTTAAAATTACTTACTTACCAAATTGTATGCTTTTGTCTCAACAAAAATATGCTAGAGACTTACTTTCCTAAACAAATATAGTAGCAAGCAAATCTTGTTATACGCCTATGGCTGCTAATCCTCCTTTGTAAAAACCCTTGGGTGAGCATTTTGAGGATGCTAAATTGTATAGAAAAATTGTTGGGGCCCTTCAATACATTACCCTCACAAGGTCAGATGTTGTTTTCTCCGTCAACAAGCTCTGTTGTCAATTCATGCATTGTCCTACTACTACTCATTAAAAAGTTGTAGAATGTTTATTGGATTATCTTAAGCATACTAGTGATTATGGGTTGTTCTTGGCGAATAATTCTTCTCTTTTACTCCAATGCTTCACTGAATAGTGATTGAGAAGGGTGTCTTGATGATCGACGTTCAACTAATGGTTATGCAATTTATTTGGGAGTCAATCTGATTTCTTGTACTGCCAAGAAACAACCGACAATAGCTTCATCATCCATAAAGAGTGAATAAAAAGCCATGGCAAATGTCGCTGCTGAGTTAGCTTAGCTTCATTCCCTGCTAGGAGAATTAGGTTTTCATTCCTCTTCACTTTCTACCATATAGTGTGATAACATTGGTGCTATTTATCTTACTACCAATCTTGTTTTCCATTCTTGCACAAAACATGTTGAATTAGATTACCATTTTGTGAGGGAATTGGTAGCTTAAGGTAAATTGGCTATTCGATTTATTTCCAATGCTGATCAAATAATCGATATCATTACTAAATCGCTGGGCAAATCTCTATTTGAAAAGCATTGTGCCAAGCTTCGACTCATGTCAAGATTGTCATCAGCTTGAAGAGGGGTGTTATTAAAGATAATACTAGACGTTATCTATTATTATAATCTAATTTCTATACTTATCATCTTAGTTTTATCTAGATACTTAGTTTTATCAGTTAGTTTTACATTGTtgtgtacatatatataatatatatatatataattatatatatatatgttaattAATAAAACTTAACACTTTCTAATCCAAATTTTTacacttctttatttttctttctttaacttATTCATTTAGTTAGTTGAAACCtatagttttctttttaattttgttttcttttagtataaaatttattcaCATAATAATTCATATATTTCTTTCTATTGACCTATTGATTGGTATCCATAAGAAAACTACATAACTCTATTAAATTTATGGGAATAGATATTAGAGCTAATCAGCAGTTTAGACATTATTTGGTGCATGGGAGGTGACTTCGACGTCGTCAAATCTACTGAGGAAAGAACCGGGTGCAAGTATGTGGATAGCTGAATGTCTAAATTTAGAGACTTCATAAAAGAGTCAGGTCTTTTCAATCTTCCCTTATCTAGTGGTAACTTTACTTGGtgtgatttcaaaaataatgctAAATTCAGTAGGCTTAACCGTTTTTGACATCGCTTAAGAAGCACTAAGTAGAATATCAGAACATGGCAACATGACACCATTGGCAATTTAAGTGACAAAATTCACATTCTAGAGTTAGATATTcatcaattttataaaatatgcAAACTAAACGGATTAATGCTGAAAAAAGCCAAAActtagccaaaaaaaaaaaaattatggcaACTATACAGAATAGAGGAACGCACATGgcagcaaaaagcaaaaatcaaATGGTTTTTTGAAAGAGACCGTAATATGTGTTATTTCCACAATATCGCCTCAATTAGAAAAAGAGCCAACCGAATAACCAAAATCCTACATCAAGGCCTCTTAATCACTAATTTGAAGCTCATCAAAAAAGAGATTGAACGACACTTTGGTAAGCTTTATGAACACAAGGGAGTGCATAGACCTAAAGCCCTTAATCGTGATATCATGAGACTCAAAATGGAATCTACGGAATCTCATGAGAGGAAGTTCACTAAGCAAGAAATATAGGAAGCCATTGCTAGCTTTGAGGGTAGTAAGGCCCTAAGGCCGGATGGATTTAACTTTTGTTCTAAGGCCGGATGGATTTAACTTTTGTATCAAAAGTTAGTACGGATTTATAAAGGAAGAAATTTTAAACTTGGTTTAGGacttatattttaatgagattattgCAAGGTTTATTAATGTTTCCTTTGTTGTCATGGTGcctaaaaaggaaaatcctAAAACCTTTAATGACTTTTGACCTATTAGCCTTGTAGGTTGTCTCTACAATATCATTGCCAAGACCCTTACTTTAAGGTTGCACAATGTTATTTACGAGGTTGTTGGAATTAACCAATTTGCCTTCATCAGTGGAAGATAGCTTCTTCATTGTTCCATCATTACAAATGAAATGTTggataagataaaaataaaaaaaaagaagaagtaaagTTGGAGGTCTCTTCTTCAAGGTTGACTTCGAAAAGGCATTTATTAGTGTCGCTTAGGAATTTGTTGATTCTATCATGGAAAATATGGGGTTCAGGTTCAAATGGCGTAGGTGCATAATGTCATGTATCTCCACTACCACAGTCTTGGTTCTTTTCAATAGAACCCCTACCAAGGAAATTAAAATGGGTACAGGTTTAAGACAAGGATGTCCATTGTCCCCTATGTTGTTTAACTTGGTTGTGGAAGTTTTTAGCTCTATGATGCATAAAGCTGTCAACAATTAGCGGATTAAAGGTATtgttgttggtcgaaccagaATTCATGCTTTTCATCTCCAGTACATAGACAAAACAGTAATCTTATTTGAACCTTACCtcaattcttttcttaatatTAAAAGGGTTCTAAGGTGTTTTCAAGTGATATTGGGGCTGAATATAAGCTTCTTGAAAAGTCACCTTTATGGGGTTGGCATTGAGCAAAATATTGTTGAAGAGTAGGCAGCCTATAGGGCCAGCCCTTGGGTAAAGCCACTCAAGCAAGGACTTTAGGCCCCAATTTGGAGaggttttataattttataatataatttattacattaaaagtatataaaaatttaaaaatatgaaaataaaaaataattaataaaattacttgTTTTCTCACTTTCTTAATTATGTgtctaataaatttaaattttttattacttttcaaTTCNaaaaattatgaaaataaaaaatatattaataaaattacttgTTTTCTCACTTCCTTAATTATAtctaataaatctcaattttttatcacATTTCAATTCCTACaatgctattaattctcaactattcatcttatttccaatcaactaacggttatatgtatttaatcatctccaacaattatttttttctcacttatttctcctatttccaatcaacatatttaatgatttctaacaactatttttttcctatatataaaaccaattatttctttttcaatgtataatatctacttttgatttcttcttttctcattttctctttatttcctttaactttaatttttctcaaaaaaatacacaagaagtctgttattttattatcttcataaagCTGTGAGCCTCATTTACGGTTTGCAATAATTATTCAGCAATTATGTACTATTGTTCtaatatttacatatttttttactttaatttttaatttatattatattattatattacttttattttatatgattgttgatttatttgaattaaaaatcttgattgttgattttgtattagtcatttaaaaaatataaaaattgtgCATCTTAAAACactagaagaataaaaatttaattattttttaatttcaataaaagaatacCTAATTGAATATTTCGCTTTAGGCTTTTGAACTTATTAAGCCGCTTGGCAGCCTGCATCAATTGCAAACTTGGTGTGCTGCCAACTACCTATCTTGGGCTCTCTTTTGGTGCGAAACAAAGATCAACCAATATGTGGCAACTAATTATTCAAAGGATTGAAACCAGATTGGATTCTTAAAAAGCCAAAACTCTTTCTATGGAAGGGTAAATCACTTTCCTTAAATTGGTTCTCAATAGTTTCCTTGTGTTTTATATATCACTTTTTCAAATGTCTGTCAAAGTTCAAAACACTATTAACAAGATCCAACGAAGATTTATTTGGGGAGGGCCAAATTTGGTTCGTAAACTCCACCATGTTAGTTGGAACTCTATTGGCAACTATTGGGCCTTAGGAGGACTTGGGCTGCTTGACATTGCTCTTAAAAGCAAGGTGCTTTTAAACAAGTGGCTTTGAAGATTTAACAATGAACAAGAAAGCCTGTGGAGGAAGGTCTTGGTAGGAAAGCTTGGGGACAACCATGATAGTCTTTTCTCAACTATTGCCAACAGTGTGAATTCCTCTCGACTATGGAACAACATCACCAGACCCCTTGATGGTACATATGACTACAACAGCTTTGTCTGTGATGGCATCGAAATTTCAATTGGTAATGGTGAAAAAGTGAGCTTTTAAGATATGCAATAGATTGAAGGATACAtgcttaaattctttttccttagGATTTTTGCCCTTGCCAACAAGAAAGAAGGTCGAGTTGTTGATTTTAGTACTTAGGATGGAAATGAATGGAAATAGCAAATTGATCTAAGGTGAGAAGTTTTAGGTTCGAAGAGTGAACAATGTCAACAATTCAAGGAGCTTCTTGACTGTCAAATCTTAGCCAAAGACTTTCAAGATAACTTGGTGTGGAAGGGTAATTCTAATGGTAAATACAACTCGAGATCCTTCTACCGCAATGTCCTTCAAGCCATTACGCTGTAAACCGGCCTTTAGGAGAAAATTTGGACGGGTCTTGCCCTCTACAAAACTGAAATCTTTTACTGGCAACTTCTACAAGGAGGAATTGTAGTGAAGGATAGCCTTGCAAGCAAAATAATCATAAGTGACTCATCTGCTTGTTGCCttatttgcaaaaaaaaaaaaaagaaacaataaacCATCTCTTCTTTGAATGTGAAAATACATGTTACCTTTGGCACTTATGGGCCATGCCTTAGAATGTCAATTGGGTTTCCCATCGAGATCctcaaatatgtttttttccATGGTGCGAGTTCGGCAATCAGTTGGATAACAAAGACATATGGGTCATGGCTTGGTACGCTATCTTATGGACAATCTAGATTTCAAGGAATGAAGTGGTATTCAAAGGCAAGGAATGGTATGTTGATCAAATTTTTGAACTCATTAAGGTTAGAGTGGAATGATGGTGTAACGTCATGGCTTAACCTAAACCTATGCATTAGAGATTTAATTCAACTCCCCAATAAAGGCATCATCCCAAAAAATGCTAAGAAAATTCCTATCCTGGCTAAATGGCAGAAGCTTCAAGCCGGTTTCCTTAAGTTAACACCGATGGCTCCTTTAGAGGCAACCTCAGAGACTCAAGCATTGGGAGTTTTTTGAGAAATGATAACAGGGACTCGCTTATTATTTTCTCTAAAGATATAGGGCATGCTAACTCCAATGCCATCAAGATCTTTATTGCTAAGGAAGCCATCGTCTTTTCCGTAGCTTCAAGTTGGTCTCATTCTTGCTCTTTAATCCTTGAATCTGATTATACTAATGTGGTTGCATCATCCAAAACCCCTTTGAGGTACCTTAGAGATATAGCCAGCACATCATCCTAATTTCAAAGTTGCTCGAAAGAGTCTTGTCTTGGCAGATTAGATATGTGCCTCGGTTAGCAAATGAAGCTACTAAtcaacttgctaaaaatggaGTGTCGAGGCCTCATGATTTATTGTGGATTTGTTCTTAAGCCAATCCAGTGCATAGTAATAAGATTCTGTCGCTAACTGATGGTACATACTGACTGCTCATATATGTGAGGGTTCTTTTGAGCATTTGgtgttttttttgttcttgcttttGTTGAAGTATGTTGAATTGTAGAGATTTGTGATTTGGTCAAGTTCAAAACAAATGTGCAGGGCTTTTTTTTGTCCCCCCCCCTCAATTTGACAAAACATTCTTACTGATCTGTCAAATGGTTGATTCACCGTAAGTCTTTTTGCTATGTTACGGTTTTTTGACTGCTTGTACAAGGACTCTCTTTTCTAGTCTTGAATATAAGCATTCCTTTttagcttttcaaaaaaaaaaacaccacATAAATAGCCATAGTTATTGTTagtatattttcaaaattaaaagttgTCTCTTCAAGTGAAaagctatttttttatatttgtatctcaaagattatgttttatgaaatgaatagTTACCATTtcacaaaataattattaaagcaATACATTTACCCAAAGATTTTGTCTTGCAAAAATGTAAAGGAATctttaagaaaaaagataCCTTAATGAAAGGGTTGTGCCTTTGAGAAGAGATACTTGCAAGTCTATATAAAGGATTTGCTACCAACCATTTTAAcacaaaaaacaaacaagataagagaacaaaattaagagtaagagaaatattatgttctaaaaattaacataaacactTAAATTCTCATCAACTACCAAAAGAGtccaaattccttataatctaCTTGCTGCCGAAAGTAAGCTATAAGGTCAAAAAACTTTGCAAACCTTCAGGCATATCTAATGGTCTATTCTCATAAAGTGTAAGAGGAAGTTAGACTTTGGCTTCATTATATCTTTATGGATATTCATATAATTCCCCTTTGCATACCGAGTAGTAGAGgcaaaataagtcttaaaaatAACGTCTATTGAAAGGTTCACTTTAAAGCTAATTATATCTATTCCTTAAATTCCATCTAAACACCATTTGCACCAACAATTACTTCTTTATAAAATTAGAATTGTCcagtggaaaaagaaaatgaacaaataataacttttgatttgtttaaaaattttgcatgaaataaaatttgcaaaagGATTACTTTAATTATTAAAGGCATTagattggaaactaatttgataaagagaaagagagaagtgaTACTGACAAGAATAGGTCCAGCGTTGCCAAAATGAGAACCCACTGCTGCTAAGGAATCCAGAAGGTTGACACGATAATGCTAAAGCAGCATTCACTCCATTTCTCTCTTGAGCAAATGCTAACTGTGGACGATGACGGAGTAGATCCAAAGCAACATCTAGTAaagtgatgatattgaaaaaaattaaacccCGTGACaagatatattaaaaaaagaattgttTTAGTGTTTACAACTTATGTCACTCTTACCAAACCATTTGTTATTAATACAGTCTTTGACGAACAACGCTGCCTGACGTTCGTTTTCTGGTGAGAGTAGAAATTCTCGTGTAGTCATGTTGCATAGATAGTGAGTCATATCTTTATGGCCTATCCAACATGCATAATTAAGTGGAATTTCTCCTTTGTAATCTTGAACAGTAAGTAATTCCCCATTCTTTCTGATCAAGCTTTGGGCTATTTTGGAGTTTTTAGTGTAAATGGAGGCACGGTGAAGAATTGTGCGACCAGTACCATCTTGCAATTTGAGGTCTTCCTCTGACATTGTGCTTAGAAATTCGTCAATCATATCCAACTGACCTTTGAAGATTGTGAAATGAAAGGTCGTGAAAGAGGAGTTGCAAATGGCAGCAGTGGCTAAATGCGCTTGGGACGTCAAAAGACTCTTAGCTGGTTCCAAACCTCTTTCCTTAATAGCCTTGAGGAGCTCCAAAATACGAGTGCGGCTAATACGTCTAGCCACTGCCACCACACAACGTTATTAATAGAATACTATGCCAAAGATTGGTAATTTATTACGTACTAGGTTGaataattttagattttgtaAAATGTAACATAGTTATAATATAGATTTTCACGTCCAATATAGCTTGATTCGTATAATTTGTATGTGATTTATTATAATgtatttaaataagttaattCACGTGATTCAATATATAcatttaatcaatttaaatttatttattaaaatattactgatatttaaaattatataatcattgactaattgtctttaaacaaattaattgtATTGTTATATTATAACTTTAACATATcatatttaattcatttttatcattatttaatttgtttaataaaCTTGTCATATGTTAAGCACTTATAAAAAGCCAACAACACTTTTAAATAtcatcttattttttaaacaatttaactCTCTAACAACACTTTTTTTACAATAACATCCAATACTAAGAAAAACCTCAAATCACAGCTACCACAACAATCTACGCGACATTTTTCCACGTACTTTTTTCGAGCTCAACaacaattaaacaattaataagagcgagagagagagagagagacctGGTATCTGCGGTGCATCTTCGGTTATCTGTTGTGCATCTTGGGGTACCTGGGGTGCTTGGTGAGGCATAGGCAATTGGCACACTTGGGCTAAAGTGTTCCAAGCATCTTTAGCCGTAGTCATGTTTCTAATATGAGAAAGCATGATCGGATCACATGAAATTTGAATAGCATGCAAAGCACTCAGATTCCTCTTTCTCCAAGCTTTGAAATCAGCCCCATCACCTTCTTCCTGTTGAGGAGGTTCTGAGGTTTGTTCCACAACGTCCCACAGATCTCTAATCAACAAATAGTTTTGTACGCAAGCTTTCCAGTTTTCATAATTAGATGCTCCGTTAAGAACTTGAGCAACAATGGCGCTCGAACAAATATTATGGGCCTCCATCtgtcaaagaaaaaaagaaaattagattTGGTTCCCAAGCTACCTAATTTGCACCTAATATTAAGTATATATGTGGGGAATTTCATATAATGAAGTTATTAAAATACTCAACTTACAGGGATAAACAAAACGAGTCTTGTGCTTCAGTTAATCGGTGGGGAGAGCATGCAGTTGCAAACTAACACTCTATAACTGTTCTTGGCTCAATGATTGCTCTCTGGAGTTGAATTGTAGACCACGATACAGACGGTTTATTAGGCGTGGATTACAATTTCTTGCATAGCAATGTGAAGATGTAAACGGTACAATACGTCTACtgataataatattaatactttAAGATCTGATtctatattttctatttaaaaaagaCTTTGCAAAGACTTGGACCTCAGCAGCTTCCCATCTAGAGTAGTCATGTCCGCCCCATGcggtggtttttctttaataagaCCAAAGATCGAAAAATTGCTTTTcccaaatttgaaaataaaatttcagcTTAAATTCAACGaaattaaaaatcacttttaaaatttaatatttcgTTTATTTTGTTGAACAGCAGAAGGTATATTAAGGAAAGCATCGGCAAAGCTACATCACAAAAACAGAGCAGGACCAACAAGGAtcctaaagaagaaaaacacaGAGGCACAACATCAGAGAAAGAAGGGATCGAAAGGAAGAAGCCACAAAGCCGAAACAACAGgggagaaaaaataaaaagaaaggaatcCAGTCACGCAAAATCCCGAATAGACATCAACCAGAAGAAGAAGCATCGACCATGAAAGGATTAAAAACCTGAATGAGCTCGGTGGATCTCCCAATACCAGCTTTCGCAAGAAGATCAGCAAACTTGTGGTCCTCCTTGGAGGGAAAAGACAACAGTCCAGTAGGCAATCTTTTTTTAAgacaatttatttatcattttttattcatatacTATTCAACAATTAAGCAAAAAGGGtttatagttttaattttaattaataattattgaGTTAGATATTTGGGGTAGGATGTAGATGTACAATTTGTTCATTAATTATGCTTaaagtttatattttaaataaccCCCAGAATCATCATACTcgaattcaaaatattttattattacgATCATCGTTACTCCAACTTCAAGTGAGAGTAAACAATAGACAAatctaaaataatattttaattacaatTTGCAATTAAAAGTGAAATGTTTATGGGggaaacatttttttattatttgcaatttgaaaatggttttagtaaacaaatattaattGATCTTAAAAAATAAGTGGAGgcctttcactttttctttaaaatgtgTGATCACTTTGGCTAAAGGTGATCAATGTGTAAAAGGAATCTTAAGTGGGGCATCAATATATTGACTATGACTTTATGACTTAATTAAGTGGGGCATCTAATTTCAATATCCTTCCTCATTTCGTTTTTAGGTTTGATTCCGAAATTAATATAGACATTCGAGTGCCTTATCAATTGTTGAAAAACTAAGAAAtatgaaattcaaaaaatacaaaaagagaaaaagaaaattccaactattacaaaatttatagtttttgaaatttattaaaaatcataaaagaaaaacatataattttttttaaaattttcattcaaacaaaattaaaattattaattattagtgatGAGGTTGACTTCAAGGCTTGGAGAGAAAGAGGAATCTGACTGCTTTGTATACTATTCAAATTTCATCTGAACCGCGCATGctttctttcaaatttcaattagTATTTCttatattcaaatttcaaatttcaaatctctctctctctctctctctcatgcTCTATCCTATTTGGGGGTGAGTACAAAATGGGCCAAATCAAATGACTTGACTGATTCAAATGAAATTccaataaaattgttttatttgattgatcTATTCAATTCATCAGTCAAATATTTTGATACTAACAATTTATTCTATTGGttctcaataaaaaaaatttcaaatcgaATCGATCCAAAAATCAAacttaatattatatatatgtatttttaatcaggtttttattgtttatgttgatttctattaatttatttatgtttaaaatttcTGTTTATGTTAGTtcaacttcttttttcttttatcttcccctcgtgtttttctttttcactctcTTTACCTTTaactttcatcattttcaaaccTTATTTACTTTGttaataaaatgtaattttatcGTTTACTTCCTAAAGTaagaaaacaaatcaaaataaaaaaatcaagttgataaaagaaaactttatatatatagaaggTTACACTAATCCCTGATCTATCATAATAAGAATTTATAACATAAAGCAGACTTGATTTCTAATTAATGGTTTAATGGCGAAaacaatattaatttttttatttatttaaaatttaaaatctcaaaatcaaggctctcccatcatactggtagAGCCCTAATTTGAATTCCGAACTTAAGGAAAATTAATCTGAAAATTGTGACTTCTCATATCTTGGACAATTgtcccatcatcggtattaattatttattattcctATGGTTAATAGTATGGTACTTTAAGGCTCAATTTATGTACtatcataattattaatattgaacctaaaacaaatattttaatgttgAGACTAATATTTTCTCCGCCACAGTATTTTAACTTTTGATAAcaaatattatctttttatccatttctcttatattataatttattattttttattttgcttattcGTTTACTTTATTTCTATTAATTGCTTACTTATTCCTatgtcttttctttctctttcttttctttttatcttgttcttctcattcattttatttttaaactaGACTAAATCTATTACTACATTTTTCctactatttatttatttattttatatatttgtaaACATGTATATTCTTCTAAATCCCAATTCTTTTTTATgactaaaaaatattatttaaaacatttttttactATCTTTTACTATTAACATTattatttcacatttttttgttaatttaatcttctaaaatattattaaaaggattttaaatattatgcccaaagcatttaaatttattttatatagtcaaataataaaacttaATCAAAGAAAGTGGGCTAGCTCCCAAACAACCAATCCAAATCCATCACAGATTGAtgcaaaaataaagttttttttaccTGATTGGCCTTAGTTAGCCCAAACTACAGCCGGACCCTGGCCTGCCATGGAATGGAACAATTTGGAGCTTAGTGTGACAGCTTCCAAGCAACAACAACGGCGTCGTTTGGCGATGGGAAGGAGGCCTTGGTAGATCAAAACGGTGTCATTTTATAACCCTTTAAACCCTAGAGCCTTCCTTTCTCTTATtcacttttctctcttttttaacTCACTTCATCTCTCAAGCCGCTGGactctcttttccttctttctaaTCTCCCAACAAAATGATACCTTTCCTCTCCCTAGTTgatcttctctctctccctttcCTTTATCACCGATTCGACTCTCTGTTTCTCTCTTACTCCGATGCCGAACCCTTTTGTCTCTACCAAATGGTGACACCCTTTTAAAGCTCTCTATTCCTAACCGGCGGCACTCGTAAATGGAGCCTTTGCTTTTGTCGCCGGTTGTTCCTAAAAGAAAGACTTCTCCCTCTTTTAAACCGCCAGTCACCCAAGCCAAAAATCCCtcccaaaaatcaaaatctaccCTTAAAAAAACCCAAACCAAAAAACTCTAAAACAAACCTTTTGCttctctcatttttccttgtatatttttgattgattttttttattttatttattttttttctattgtgGCTAGGGTAAAATGGTTGCTAGAAAGCTAggggtttttttatttttttgctaccgttttttctttttctttggttgCCACAATGGATTTT carries:
- the LOC18603943 gene encoding uncharacterized protein LOC18603943; amino-acid sequence: MEAHNICSSAIVAQVLNGASNYENWKACVQNYLLIRDLWDVVEQTSEPPQQEEGDGADFKAWRKRNLSALHAIQISCDPIMLSHIRNMTTAKDAWNTLAQVCQLPMPHQAPQVPQDAQQITEDAPQIPVARRISRTRILELLKAIKERGLEPAKSLLTSQAHLATAAICNSSFTTFHFTIFKGQLDMIDEFLSTMSEEDLKLQDGTGRTILHRASIYTKNSKIAQSLIRKNGELLTVQDYKGEIPLNYACWIGHKDMTHYLCNMTTREFLLSPENERQAALFVKDCINNKWFDVALDLLRHRPQLAFAQERNGVNAALALSCQPSGFLSSSGFSFWQRWTYSCLKVKQPKAWFSEHDVRINTYELQDQKEMKNFTTQVAGQLLGLGSNLLKFFGIKQIYDLKLAHVYAHELLLLMSKTIATFEMEQCYQGLVIPAIINAAQRGMMEFIVEIIKHNLDLLIISDVDDRSIFHIAIAHRQEKVFSLIYGLDTIKYIFLSFTDVNNNNMLHLVGKLSPQSQLKLQQISGAALQMQRELQWFKVSISLFFIKGKLHQGCSKRRSAPRCSKRGSTQGCSKRGSAEAPKGIPSVEVPKGVPSVEVPKGVPSVEAPKGVLSMETHKGVPSAEAPKGVPSMKTPRGVPGAKVL